A genome region from Arthrobacter sp. SLBN-100 includes the following:
- a CDS encoding trehalase-like domain-containing protein, producing the protein MPTHLNQSVADSALLTRSLPLEMLRAFVPSDAADSGLTPALLAELKVLARVPGLLVACNYGGTLCDAEGISTEILPLGSAAIALRALAALPNTHAAIISGRSLRDLAAVSRLPVEVHLIGSHGAESDMGFAHAQTLATESVLQKANAALNEAVGFQEGIWIERKPVAVSVHTRSAPPDVVESVMETAREIARVHGLFFIEDGSVLDLSVVEPSKAEALESLRSRLGASAAMFAGDAYSDELAIATLRGPDLGLRVGPGETAAAHRVRDPESFARVLALLFELRRAWLFGEDAVGLERHTMIGNGSSTALLTPDAKICWMSHPLPDSGSLFAHILGGDAAGHFSVEPVKASQVLGQRYVDSTMIVETRWAGVTVTDYLEPAPDGITSLVRVLSGNGAARITFAPRPDYANAPFSMEARGGELHVVGTSEPIILFAPGVTFSITSDGRHATATASVNLQDGPVVLNLRCGDTEPQPADPEGETERRAGVALHARQWVQKLALPSVKPSLVRRSALVLRALVHEPTGAVLAAPTTSLPEGIGGTRNWDYRYCWLRDGSMTVNALVDLGSTAEAAGFLDWLGRILEHAPGPEWLHPLYSVTGAPLSTEAVVDSLPGYAGSRPVRIGNAADHQVQLDVFGPVAELINALSDREGALADDHWELMVQMASAVLARWHEPDHGIWEARRAARHHVYSKVMCWVTLDRALRTADRHGREPDPAWAPTAATIREEVLREGWDEPANSYTVAYDSPDLDAAVLHIGLSGLLDVADQRFLDTVTAVERELRVGPTVFRYRYDDGLPGLEGGFHICTTWLIEAYVAVGRIDEAWDLFDQLVNLFGPTGLLPEEYDPGTETHLGNHPQAYSHLGFIRCARLLDEHQGRR; encoded by the coding sequence ATGCCGACGCATTTGAACCAAAGCGTGGCGGATTCGGCGCTGCTCACCCGTTCCCTCCCGTTGGAGATGCTCCGTGCGTTCGTCCCGTCGGATGCGGCGGACAGCGGGCTGACGCCTGCCCTCCTCGCGGAGCTCAAAGTCCTGGCGCGCGTTCCCGGGCTGCTGGTGGCCTGCAATTACGGCGGCACCCTGTGCGATGCCGAGGGCATCTCCACGGAGATCCTCCCGCTCGGGAGCGCGGCCATCGCCCTGCGCGCCCTTGCGGCCCTGCCCAACACCCATGCGGCGATCATTTCGGGGCGTTCGCTCCGTGATCTTGCGGCGGTATCGCGCCTTCCGGTGGAGGTTCATCTCATTGGCTCGCACGGCGCGGAATCGGACATGGGCTTTGCGCACGCCCAGACCCTGGCCACGGAATCCGTCCTGCAGAAAGCCAATGCCGCGCTCAATGAGGCCGTGGGTTTCCAAGAAGGCATCTGGATAGAGCGCAAACCCGTGGCCGTTTCTGTCCACACCCGGTCCGCACCGCCGGACGTCGTGGAGTCCGTGATGGAGACCGCACGGGAGATTGCCCGCGTGCACGGCCTGTTCTTCATTGAGGACGGCTCGGTGCTGGACCTGTCCGTGGTGGAACCGTCCAAAGCCGAGGCGCTGGAGAGCCTCCGGTCCCGGCTCGGAGCCAGCGCCGCCATGTTCGCCGGGGACGCCTACAGTGACGAACTGGCCATCGCCACGCTGCGCGGGCCGGACCTGGGCCTGCGGGTGGGGCCGGGGGAGACCGCCGCAGCGCACCGCGTCCGCGACCCGGAATCCTTCGCCCGGGTCCTGGCCCTCCTCTTCGAACTGCGCCGGGCCTGGCTTTTCGGCGAGGACGCCGTGGGCCTTGAACGGCACACGATGATCGGGAACGGATCCTCCACCGCGCTGCTGACACCCGATGCGAAGATCTGCTGGATGAGCCACCCGCTGCCGGATTCCGGTTCATTGTTTGCCCACATCCTGGGCGGAGACGCGGCCGGGCACTTCTCCGTGGAGCCGGTCAAGGCCTCGCAGGTGCTGGGGCAGCGGTATGTGGACAGCACCATGATTGTCGAAACCCGGTGGGCGGGCGTCACGGTCACGGACTACCTCGAGCCCGCCCCGGACGGCATCACCAGCCTGGTCAGGGTGCTCTCCGGCAACGGCGCCGCCAGGATCACCTTCGCCCCCCGGCCGGACTACGCCAACGCCCCGTTCAGCATGGAGGCCCGCGGCGGTGAACTGCACGTTGTGGGCACCTCGGAACCGATCATCCTGTTCGCCCCCGGAGTCACCTTCAGCATCACCTCGGACGGACGCCACGCCACGGCTACAGCATCCGTGAACCTGCAGGACGGTCCCGTGGTGCTCAACCTGCGCTGCGGCGATACCGAACCGCAGCCGGCGGACCCGGAAGGCGAGACGGAACGGCGGGCCGGAGTGGCGCTGCACGCCCGCCAATGGGTGCAGAAACTTGCCCTGCCGTCCGTCAAGCCCTCCCTGGTGCGGCGGTCAGCCCTGGTGCTGCGCGCCCTGGTGCACGAGCCCACGGGCGCCGTGCTCGCGGCCCCCACCACGTCGCTGCCCGAGGGAATCGGCGGGACAAGGAACTGGGACTACCGGTACTGCTGGCTGCGGGACGGGTCCATGACGGTCAACGCGCTGGTGGACCTCGGTTCCACGGCAGAGGCCGCCGGATTCCTCGACTGGCTGGGACGGATCCTCGAACACGCGCCCGGCCCCGAATGGCTGCACCCCCTGTACTCGGTGACCGGCGCGCCGCTCTCAACGGAAGCCGTCGTCGACAGCCTTCCCGGCTACGCCGGCTCGCGCCCCGTCAGGATCGGCAACGCCGCGGACCACCAGGTCCAGCTGGACGTCTTCGGGCCCGTTGCTGAGCTGATCAATGCCCTGAGTGACCGGGAAGGCGCGCTCGCCGATGACCACTGGGAGCTGATGGTCCAGATGGCCTCAGCCGTCCTGGCACGCTGGCACGAACCTGACCACGGCATTTGGGAAGCCCGGCGCGCAGCCCGACACCACGTCTACTCCAAGGTGATGTGCTGGGTGACCCTCGACCGCGCCCTGCGGACAGCGGACCGCCACGGCCGCGAGCCGGACCCGGCCTGGGCACCAACCGCGGCCACCATCCGTGAAGAAGTGCTGCGCGAAGGCTGGGATGAGCCGGCGAACTCCTACACCGTGGCGTACGACAGCCCGGACCTTGATGCTGCCGTCCTGCACATTGGCCTCTCCGGCCTGCTGGATGTTGCGGACCAGCGCTTCCTGGACACCGTCACTGCCGTGGAGCGGGAGCTGCGGGTGGGACCCACTGTTTTCCGGTACCGGTACGACGACGGTCTGCCGGGCCTGGAGGGCGGGTTCCACATCTGCACCACCTGGCTGATTGAAGCCTATGTGGCCGTGGGCCGGATCGATGAGGCCTGGGACCTGTTTGACCAGTTGGTGAACCTCTTCGGGCCCACCGGGCTGCTGCCCGAGGAGTACGACCCCGGCACGGAGACCCATCTGGGGAACCATCCGCAGGCATACTCGCACCTGGGCTTCATCCGGTGCGCCCGGCTCCTGGACGAACACCAGGGCAGAAGATAG
- a CDS encoding LLM class flavin-dependent oxidoreductase — MTLPLSILDLATIGKGQTAAESFAGSVAMAQSAEKLGYRRVWYAEHHNMSSIASSATSVLIAHVAAHTESIRLGAGGVMLPNHSPLTIAEQFGTLETLHPGRIDLGLGRAPGSDQNTMRALRRDPMSADSFPQDVLELQGYLTGPTRIQGVEATPGKGTNVPLYILGSSLFGARLAAQLGLPYAFASHFAPNALQDAVAIYRREFKPSAQLDAPHVIAGVNVIAADSASEAQAMMQATKRARVSLFFGGGREFTDDEADMILDSPQGQHVSQMMTYSAVGTPDVVLDYLDGFGKHADADELIVAHQSTGTEARLRSVELLAQAAGLARV, encoded by the coding sequence GTGACTCTTCCCCTCTCCATCCTTGACCTGGCAACCATCGGCAAGGGCCAGACGGCGGCGGAGAGCTTCGCGGGCAGCGTGGCCATGGCGCAAAGCGCCGAGAAACTGGGCTACCGGCGGGTCTGGTACGCCGAGCACCACAACATGTCCTCCATCGCCTCCTCGGCGACCAGCGTGCTGATCGCCCACGTTGCCGCGCACACCGAGAGCATCCGGCTCGGTGCCGGCGGCGTGATGCTGCCCAACCACTCGCCGCTGACCATCGCCGAGCAGTTCGGCACCCTGGAGACCCTGCACCCGGGCCGGATCGACCTCGGCCTGGGCCGTGCACCGGGCAGCGACCAGAACACCATGCGTGCCCTGCGGCGGGACCCCATGTCCGCGGACAGCTTCCCCCAGGACGTCCTGGAGCTGCAGGGCTACCTCACCGGCCCCACCCGGATCCAGGGCGTTGAAGCCACCCCGGGCAAGGGAACCAACGTGCCGCTGTACATCCTGGGATCCTCGCTGTTCGGCGCGCGGCTGGCCGCCCAGTTGGGATTGCCGTACGCATTCGCCTCCCACTTTGCCCCCAACGCCCTGCAGGATGCCGTGGCCATCTACCGCCGGGAGTTCAAGCCCTCGGCGCAGCTGGACGCGCCGCACGTGATCGCCGGCGTGAACGTGATCGCTGCCGATTCCGCCTCCGAGGCGCAGGCCATGATGCAGGCCACCAAGCGTGCCCGCGTGTCCCTGTTCTTCGGCGGCGGCCGCGAGTTCACCGACGACGAAGCGGACATGATCCTCGACTCCCCGCAGGGCCAGCACGTCTCGCAGATGATGACCTACTCCGCGGTGGGCACGCCCGACGTCGTCCTCGATTACCTGGACGGCTTCGGCAAGCACGCCGATGCCGACGAACTCATCGTGGCGCACCAAAGCACCGGCACCGAGGCGCGGCTGAGGTCTGTGGAACTCCTGGCCCAGGCCGCCGGGCTGGCGAGGGTCTAG
- a CDS encoding aldo/keto reductase gives MSLETTNQLELSATIDVKDLGTVHRLGFGAMRIVGDGVWGEPADRAAAVAVVRRAVELGVDFIDTADSYGPNISEEILAEALHPYKDGLKIATKVGFTRTGPNRWIPVGRPEYLRQQTELSLRKLKVDSLDLLQLHRIDPKVDAEEQFGVLRELQDEGKVRALGLSQVSVAELEAAGKYFTVSTVQNRYNLTDRSSEDVLRYSEENGIGFIPWAPISAGELALPGGPLDEAAKRLGATTSQVALAWLLRRSPVMMPIPGTGSVKHLEENLAAAGVTLDDDTYAELEAAGE, from the coding sequence ATGAGCCTTGAAACAACGAACCAGTTGGAACTGTCCGCAACGATCGATGTGAAGGACCTGGGAACCGTGCACCGGCTCGGCTTTGGTGCGATGCGCATTGTGGGCGACGGCGTCTGGGGCGAGCCCGCGGACCGCGCAGCCGCGGTGGCCGTGGTGCGACGCGCCGTCGAACTCGGCGTGGACTTCATCGATACCGCAGACTCCTACGGCCCGAACATCAGCGAGGAGATCCTCGCCGAGGCCCTGCACCCGTACAAGGACGGGCTGAAGATCGCCACGAAGGTGGGGTTCACCCGCACGGGGCCCAACCGGTGGATTCCCGTGGGCCGGCCGGAATACCTCCGCCAGCAGACCGAACTGAGCCTGCGGAAGCTGAAGGTTGACAGCCTGGACCTGCTGCAGCTGCACCGGATCGACCCCAAGGTGGACGCCGAGGAGCAGTTCGGGGTGCTCCGCGAACTCCAGGACGAGGGCAAGGTGCGGGCGCTGGGCCTTTCGCAGGTCAGTGTTGCTGAACTTGAGGCGGCCGGTAAGTATTTCACCGTTTCGACGGTGCAGAACCGCTACAACCTGACGGACCGGAGCTCGGAGGATGTGCTGCGGTATTCGGAGGAGAACGGGATTGGGTTCATCCCGTGGGCGCCGATTTCGGCGGGCGAGCTTGCGCTGCCGGGCGGTCCGTTGGACGAGGCCGCGAAGCGCCTCGGCGCCACCACGTCGCAGGTCGCGCTGGCTTGGCTGCTGCGCCGCTCCCCCGTGATGATGCCGATTCCAGGCACCGGCTCGGTGAAGCACCTTGAGGAAAACCTGGCCGCCGCGGGCGTCACGCTCGACGACGATACCTACGCCGAGCTCGAAGCTGCCGGCGAGTAG
- a CDS encoding type 1 glutamine amidotransferase domain-containing protein, with protein sequence MANILMVVSAADSLTMKDGSEHPTGYWAEELVVAHQTLIGAGHTVHIATPGGVRPTVDQVSLAAESAGGEERAKGFRDYLAAIDAELSHPLVLAGVDISAYDAVVMPGGHGPMADLYKDADLGRLLVAADRDGKIIAPFCHGPAGLLSATDDDGKFVFAGRRLTVFTNEEELGGGTGENTPWLVEDALKAKGALIENAAAWSSNVVRDGNLITGQNPQSSEDVAKEVLKALG encoded by the coding sequence ATGGCAAACATTTTGATGGTTGTTTCAGCAGCAGATTCGCTCACCATGAAGGACGGCAGCGAGCACCCCACCGGTTACTGGGCGGAGGAACTCGTGGTGGCCCACCAGACGCTGATCGGCGCCGGACACACCGTACATATTGCGACCCCGGGCGGCGTCCGGCCCACGGTGGACCAGGTCAGCCTGGCTGCGGAGTCGGCGGGCGGCGAGGAACGGGCAAAAGGATTCCGGGACTATCTGGCAGCCATCGACGCCGAGCTCTCGCACCCGCTGGTGCTCGCCGGCGTCGACATCTCCGCCTACGACGCCGTGGTGATGCCCGGCGGCCACGGCCCCATGGCCGACCTGTACAAGGACGCGGACCTGGGCCGGCTGCTGGTGGCGGCGGACAGGGACGGCAAAATCATTGCGCCGTTCTGTCATGGTCCCGCCGGGCTGCTCAGCGCAACGGACGACGACGGCAAATTTGTTTTCGCCGGACGTCGCCTCACGGTCTTCACGAATGAGGAGGAACTGGGCGGCGGCACCGGCGAAAACACACCGTGGCTGGTGGAGGACGCGCTGAAGGCAAAGGGCGCGCTGATTGAGAACGCGGCGGCCTGGAGCTCCAACGTGGTCCGGGACGGCAACCTCATCACGGGCCAGAACCCGCAGTCCAGCGAGGACGTGGCCAAGGAAGTTCTAAAGGCACTGGGCTGA
- a CDS encoding PxKF domain-containing protein, translated as MNGSPSGKAFAEGKGLLRRHSTRVAAAVAAGALALAGSGIAWADDIKNTLDGSVDATAETMALNVGGAQGSTTLALVETNGDGKNGCNLTGSSTLTLSIASSDPAVATVSPSLATFTSCGFTQPLSVSAVGEGSATITASIVSNTSTGSFDVGPATFAVNVVAPAPSNTAPVLSISGVTNGGSYEKGTVPTAVCDVVDKEDGANSFNATLGSLSGPDAANGIGTQEATCSHEDTGGLKLVSSVTYNIVDETAPKVSYTLTPADPDGDNGWYNTDVAVQWIVIEEDSTSTVHRTGCEDQIITEDQVAEDYSCTATSAGGTSETIIVNLKKDGTAPTVASAGATGTEGTNSWYTSDVEASFTGTDATSGLLATTQTVTSSGEGVDVKVDSPAFTDLAGNTTPSGAATQTFKIDKTAPTVEYKDASGTLGADDWYRSDVVATFTGTDVTSGPLTATQTATSEGEGKAVKVESPAFSDDAGNTTPAGAASQTFKIDLTAPTVTFDSIVADSYYGSTPAEPTCTASDELSGLVGDCKVEGYSSAVGGHTLTAKATDKAGNETIITQSYEVKAWTLKGFYQPIDMEGVLNTVKGGSTVPAKFEIFAGDTELTDPALASFAMKPIQCSLLSPQDAIETVTTGSTSLRYDATAGQFVYNWKTPTGTGNCYRLVMTADDGSSISASFKLK; from the coding sequence ATGAACGGTTCGCCAAGTGGGAAAGCTTTTGCTGAGGGGAAGGGCCTGCTGAGGCGACACAGCACAAGGGTTGCTGCGGCGGTTGCAGCAGGGGCGCTGGCGCTGGCGGGTTCCGGCATCGCTTGGGCAGACGACATAAAAAACACGCTTGACGGCTCCGTGGACGCAACCGCCGAAACCATGGCGTTGAACGTAGGTGGTGCCCAGGGTTCAACCACGCTGGCATTGGTGGAGACGAACGGCGATGGCAAGAACGGCTGTAATCTGACCGGGTCAAGCACCCTCACGCTTAGTATCGCTTCCAGCGATCCTGCTGTGGCGACTGTGTCACCGTCCCTTGCCACCTTTACATCTTGCGGCTTCACCCAGCCTCTCTCCGTAAGCGCTGTCGGTGAAGGCTCTGCGACTATTACAGCTTCCATCGTCAGCAACACCTCGACAGGTTCATTTGATGTTGGGCCGGCGACATTTGCGGTTAACGTGGTCGCGCCAGCACCTTCGAACACGGCGCCTGTCCTGAGCATTTCAGGCGTAACGAACGGCGGCTCTTACGAGAAGGGGACCGTCCCCACCGCTGTCTGCGATGTTGTAGATAAGGAAGACGGCGCTAATTCGTTCAACGCTACACTTGGCAGCCTCTCCGGACCTGATGCTGCCAACGGCATCGGAACCCAGGAAGCCACCTGCAGCCACGAGGACACGGGCGGACTCAAGCTCGTGAGCTCCGTCACGTACAACATCGTGGACGAGACGGCGCCCAAAGTGTCCTACACCTTGACGCCCGCAGACCCGGACGGTGACAACGGCTGGTACAACACCGACGTGGCAGTTCAATGGATCGTCATCGAAGAGGATTCGACCAGCACTGTGCATAGGACGGGTTGCGAGGACCAGATCATCACCGAAGACCAGGTCGCGGAGGACTACAGCTGCACCGCGACGAGCGCCGGCGGAACTTCTGAGACCATCATCGTAAATCTCAAGAAGGATGGAACGGCACCCACCGTTGCTTCTGCCGGCGCCACCGGAACCGAGGGAACGAACAGCTGGTACACCTCTGACGTCGAGGCCAGCTTCACCGGAACTGACGCTACCTCCGGCCTGCTTGCCACAACCCAGACGGTAACGTCCTCCGGCGAGGGCGTCGACGTGAAAGTCGACAGCCCGGCGTTTACGGATCTTGCCGGCAACACCACCCCGTCCGGGGCAGCCACCCAGACTTTCAAGATCGACAAGACCGCGCCGACCGTCGAATATAAAGATGCGTCGGGCACCCTTGGTGCCGATGACTGGTACCGCAGCGATGTCGTAGCCACCTTTACAGGCACTGATGTCACCTCCGGCCCCCTCACCGCAACCCAGACAGCAACGTCGGAAGGCGAAGGCAAAGCTGTAAAGGTTGAGAGTCCGGCATTTAGCGACGACGCCGGTAACACCACCCCGGCGGGTGCCGCGTCGCAGACCTTCAAGATCGACCTCACGGCCCCCACCGTGACCTTCGACTCGATAGTCGCGGACAGCTACTACGGATCGACGCCGGCAGAACCCACCTGCACCGCATCCGATGAGCTGTCCGGGCTCGTTGGCGACTGCAAGGTCGAGGGCTACAGCTCCGCGGTAGGCGGTCACACGCTGACTGCGAAGGCAACCGACAAGGCAGGCAACGAAACCATCATTACCCAGTCCTATGAGGTCAAGGCGTGGACGCTCAAGGGCTTCTACCAGCCGATCGATATGGAGGGTGTCCTGAACACGGTCAAGGGCGGCAGCACGGTCCCGGCGAAGTTCGAAATCTTTGCCGGTGACACCGAACTCACCGATCCTGCTCTGGCATCCTTCGCCATGAAGCCGATCCAGTGCTCGCTGCTCAGCCCACAGGATGCCATCGAGACGGTCACTACAGGGAGCACCTCTCTCCGCTATGACGCCACCGCAGGCCAGTTTGTGTACAACTGGAAGACGCCGACGGGGACAGGCAACTGCTACCGGCTCGTAATGACGGCGGACGACGGCAGCTCAATCAGCGCCAGCTTCAAGCTGAAGTAG
- a CDS encoding ABC transporter substrate-binding protein, whose translation MAIIKAKPAAAVALTITALLGLAACADPGATAAAAPTSGSSTTAAGKTFNLSPQQDRFKVSVDADAAALVPEAIKADGKLTVVSTGGTAPLSTFATDNKTLIGSEVDIAYAVGETLGLEVEVLPVAWADWPLGIESSKYEAVLSNVTVTEARKEKFDFATYRNDLLGFYAKSDSDIGGIKEAKDVAGKRVIVGSGTNQEAILVRWDEENKKNGLKPVEFQYYDDDSASTLALQSGRADLTFGPNAGAAYKAALDGKSKRVGTLNGGWPLTAQIAFTTKKDNGLAVAAQAALNELIENGTYAKILDRWGLSSEAIQKSELNPAGLPKK comes from the coding sequence ATGGCCATTATCAAGGCGAAACCGGCTGCCGCCGTGGCCCTCACCATCACCGCACTGCTGGGGCTGGCTGCGTGCGCTGATCCGGGCGCGACGGCGGCGGCAGCACCGACGTCGGGATCCTCCACCACGGCAGCAGGCAAGACCTTCAACCTGTCCCCGCAGCAGGACCGCTTCAAGGTCTCAGTGGACGCTGACGCCGCCGCGCTGGTCCCCGAAGCCATCAAAGCCGACGGCAAACTCACGGTCGTGAGCACCGGCGGCACGGCCCCGCTCAGCACTTTTGCCACGGACAACAAGACTCTGATCGGCAGCGAGGTGGACATTGCTTACGCGGTGGGCGAGACGCTGGGGCTGGAGGTGGAGGTCCTTCCTGTCGCCTGGGCTGACTGGCCCCTCGGCATCGAGTCCTCCAAGTACGAGGCCGTGCTGTCCAATGTGACTGTCACCGAAGCCCGGAAGGAGAAGTTCGATTTCGCCACCTACCGGAACGACCTGCTGGGCTTCTACGCGAAGAGCGACTCGGACATCGGCGGGATCAAGGAGGCCAAGGATGTTGCGGGCAAACGCGTCATCGTTGGCTCCGGCACCAACCAGGAAGCCATCCTGGTGCGCTGGGACGAGGAGAACAAGAAGAACGGCCTGAAGCCGGTTGAGTTCCAGTATTACGACGACGACTCCGCCTCCACGCTTGCCCTGCAGTCCGGCCGCGCGGACCTGACCTTCGGACCCAATGCCGGGGCCGCCTACAAGGCAGCGCTGGACGGCAAGAGCAAGCGTGTGGGAACCCTCAACGGCGGCTGGCCGCTCACTGCGCAAATCGCGTTCACCACGAAGAAGGACAACGGTTTGGCCGTCGCCGCGCAGGCCGCGCTGAACGAACTGATCGAGAACGGGACCTACGC